The genomic interval GCGCTCAAAATGGCTTTTTGTAAGTCTTGCTTTGTTTTAATATGCACTAAATCCGCCATATATCCTTCCATTTGGAGTAATTTACCAACATTTTGCAAGGCAAATACTTCTATATCCACATCACTATGCTTAGCGCATAAAAACGGGATTTTCATATTAGAGATTTGCAAATAAGGAGCAAGATTTAATGTTTGCAAAATGCTCACACCTAAGCACATAACAGGTGAGAGACTTTCTCCACCCAAATATTCTGCACCAATTTGGTGAATTTCAGTAGTAGGGTAGCTAAACACAGGCTGAATATAAAACCATTTCTTATGTGTGCTACTGCGCATAATACGCTTAGTAACAATACGCATTGCATCAAGGGTCGTATCATAGCGCAATCCAATTTGATGGTTGTTTTCACTACTTAATCGCACAATCTCACGATTAAACATATCCCCTTGATGCTCTAAGAATGCAAATGAAGGTGTTACAATCTCTCTATAATCATTCTCATAAAATGCTTTAATGGCACAAGATTCTATATCGCGTTTAAGTCTGGCAGACATATCAAAATAAAGCTTGCTTCCTTGCGGCAGTTCGTGCTCTAAAATCACAATGCACCCCTATAAAATTAAAACTTTCTAAAAAAGCTTAGATTATACCATAAAATAATCTTTGATGCGTATTTGCTTGAAAATGCTACACTCACGCATAAATTTCACAATTAAGGACATTAAGTGAAAGTTGCATTACTTATGAGTGGAGGCGTAGATAGCTCCTATTGTGCTCATTTGCTCTCATCGCAGGGCTATGAAGTCATAGGAATCTATCTCAAGCTCCACGACAAAAACAAAAAACACGATATTTATATCGCAAACTGCGAGCAAGTTGCCGCACATTTACATATTGACTTTCAAGTGCTTGATTTGCGCGAGGAATTTAAAAAAAGTGTATATGATACATTTGTAAGCTCCTACAAAGAAGGTAAAACGCCGAATCCTTGCGCGATTTGTAATCCCTTGATGAAGTTTGGATTAGGGTTACAAAAGGCTTTAGAACTAGGTTGCGATTATATCGCTACAGGACATTATGCACAGATTAAAGAAGTAAATGGCATAAAGCGCATTGCAAAAGCTGTTGATGAAAGCAAAGACCAAAGTTACTTCCTCTATGCCCTGCCTCAAGAAGCTATTGATAGAATCATCTTTCCTCTAGGTGCTCTTCTCAAAGAAGATATTAAAAAAACTGCCCTTGAACTTTTACCTTTTTTGGGCACGCTTCAAACTTATAAGGAATCTCAAGAAATTTGCTTTGTAGAGCAAAGCTATATTGATATTTTAAAACTCCACGACAAAGTAGATAATGAGGGTGTTGTGCGCAATAGTAATGGCAAAGCCATCGGCACACATAAGGGCTATATGCACTATACTATTGGCAAACGCAAAGGTTTTAGTGTTTTTGGTTCACACGAACCTCACTATGTCAAAGCGATTAATCCACAAAATAATGAAATAGTCGTTGGCACAAAAGAAGAACTTGCTATAGATTCTATAAAAGCTCTTAATAAAAGTCTGCCACAAGCCTTTAATGGAGGAATATATGATGTCAAGGTCCGCTACCGCTCTACGCCACTTAAAGCACAAATTGATATACAAGGTGAGTTTATTTATGCAAAACTTTTAGAATCTGCCTATGGCGTAGCACAAGGACAAGCTCTTGTGCTTTATCAAGAAGATTGTGTTTTAGGAGGAGGCGTCATTACACAAGCGCAGTAGAGAGTGGATAAATTGTGAGAGAATATAAAATCGTGTGCAAGTTTGTTTATTTTTGCACATAAAATTCATTTTTTCTGCTATAATCTAAGTAGAATATTTAGTTTTGGAGTAGCATAAAATGGGAGAGTTTGGAAAGTCTGCTCATAGTCCACAACATAATCTTTTTGGTGAGCTAATCAACGCTACAGGCAAATATGTAGTCAAATATGCAAGATTTAAAGAGTTAATGTCTATTCCTAGTAGTTATGAAACAAGGGATATTGATAAACAAGTTTTAAAGCCCTCTATTTTAAAGCTCATTGAGACAAGCCCTTATACCAATAAGCCCTACTTTGAAAACCTCGCGTATAAAAAGATTAAAGAAAATACCAAAGGTGAAAAGGGTAGGGGACAAAGTGGTGCGATTGATAGAATAGAATTTTCATTCACACCTTCTTTACCAAAGACAAAGAAAAAAGCTAATAAGAGTAATATATTACCCCCCCCCCCCCGCAAAACAAATTCCTGAAATGAAACTTAAATATGAGGAGTTCGTTTTAAGTATGTAAAACTTTTGATAAGACTTACAGATTTAAGATTCATATTTGAATTTTTACTTTTATCATAAGGAGAAAAAATGAAAAAGAGTGTAGTAGGAGTAATCGCATTTAGTATTTTATTCACAGGAGTAAATGCCTTTGACTTAGGAGATGTTACAAAAGGATTAGAGAAAACCTTAGAAGCGGGAAGAGACGCAGGAGTAGTCAAAGGTGGAAAACCTATTGATATTATGACAGATAATGTCAATGATAAGAAAAATATAGAGGCGTGTAAGAAATTTTATCATCAACATAAAATCGCTTTTAATACCGACAATGGGATTCCTGATTACTCATCTTCAAAGGACTGGAGTTTTACTCGCACATATGATAAAAAAGATGTGGAAGCTTGGAATAAAGCATACGATAATGCTATAGACAAACTTCAAAAATCAGATTTTGATATTGCAAAACATACAAAAAAGAATAATCTTAATGCTCAAGCGATGTGCCGCTTCATTCTTAGCTCCATAAGTTATGGAGGTGAAAAACGCAAAGCATTTAAAGGTAAAGACTTTGATGCACTTCAAAAGGAAACAGCAAAATATTATGACAAGTCTAAGGCTAGAAAAGAAGCACTTGATTTTTGAGTAGCTTTTGTTTGCAACTCGGATATAACACAAATCGCTCTTAGGAGACTCTATGCCACAACTTACGACAATT from Helicobacter hepaticus ATCC 51449 carries:
- a CDS encoding ATP phosphoribosyltransferase regulatory subunit gives rise to the protein MILEHELPQGSKLYFDMSARLKRDIESCAIKAFYENDYREIVTPSFAFLEHQGDMFNREIVRLSSENNHQIGLRYDTTLDAMRIVTKRIMRSSTHKKWFYIQPVFSYPTTEIHQIGAEYLGGESLSPVMCLGVSILQTLNLAPYLQISNMKIPFLCAKHSDVDIEVFALQNVGKLLQMEGYMADLVHIKTKQDLQKAILSAPAFLKEELERLLECASYCEYEKTIFSPLLFAPSPYYEDLFFRMFVGNSTLLQGGKYSVEEQFSCGFAIYTDEVVECLLS
- a CDS encoding RepB family plasmid replication initiator protein, coding for MGEFGKSAHSPQHNLFGELINATGKYVVKYARFKELMSIPSSYETRDIDKQVLKPSILKLIETSPYTNKPYFENLAYKKIKENTKGEKGRGQSGAIDRIEFSFTPSLPKTKKKANKSNILPPPPRKTNS
- the mnmA gene encoding tRNA 2-thiouridine(34) synthase MnmA — translated: MKVALLMSGGVDSSYCAHLLSSQGYEVIGIYLKLHDKNKKHDIYIANCEQVAAHLHIDFQVLDLREEFKKSVYDTFVSSYKEGKTPNPCAICNPLMKFGLGLQKALELGCDYIATGHYAQIKEVNGIKRIAKAVDESKDQSYFLYALPQEAIDRIIFPLGALLKEDIKKTALELLPFLGTLQTYKESQEICFVEQSYIDILKLHDKVDNEGVVRNSNGKAIGTHKGYMHYTIGKRKGFSVFGSHEPHYVKAINPQNNEIVVGTKEELAIDSIKALNKSLPQAFNGGIYDVKVRYRSTPLKAQIDIQGEFIYAKLLESAYGVAQGQALVLYQEDCVLGGGVITQAQ